The Conger conger chromosome 11, fConCon1.1, whole genome shotgun sequence genome includes the window CTTCGCTGTAGTTTCTAAAGTAAATAACTGATTATTAATATTCGTGATTTGTGAAACATGAAGACTGcactcccccaccctccacccaccGTGAGTCGACAATAAGGCTGTGAATTATTGCCACACCTAAACGACACCTCGCCCTCCATTTCAAGTTTTGAAGCTACCCAACTCAAAGGACTGGGTAGGTATTGCCTAACATTTCACTTCAGTAGTTCTGCTTAGACAACAATTGGACTAGTTAAACATAACTAACCTGACCTGGCTGACATATTTCAGTGCTGTGCTGTATCATTGTATGCTGCTGATAGATAGGGGTTCATTGCCAACACAATTCTGAGAATAGTTATGTGTGTTAATCATGGCAGTCTGAGTGACTACTACCCATTGCCGGTTTAAAATGTGTCAGGCTTCTCTTGTTCTTGTTACCCTTCGCCATTGAGTGTGCTCTTAAACCCGCGTAGGCATGGAGAGTCTTCACGTTGCAATGGAGGATGTTCAAGCGGCAGTTAAAGGAATACTGCCAGAGCTGGAGACGGAGCAACTGAAGCCTTTGGTGGAGCACCTCAAGGGAAATGTTGGAGTGGAAAATAGTGCTGATCTTCAGCACGTGCTGCTGAAAGATATTCATGCCTGCTTGACACCAGTCCAGTGCCGGAGATTTCTTCAGCTTCAGCAGAGAGGTGAGACTTTGGTTGGATGCCTTGGAATGTAATCTTTCCTCATCCCCTTTATGTAAGACAGCCAGCTCATCTGAGTGTACCGGGAGTGTCTTAAGGAGGCAAACCCTTAAAGTGTGAATGGTGAATtttaaacaagcaaagttcatctacagtggcttcagaaagtattcagaccccttcactttttgcatactttattgtgttgtagatgtaATTTTGAGTCAATAAAATGTTTCCCAATGTACaatcaataacccataatgacaaagtgagttgtttttagaattatttttacatttattagaAATCAAAAACCGAAATCTTCCATTTGCATTTTGATTCAGACCcattgctgtggcactccaaattgtggtgaGGTGCATCCTGTtcgctttaattatccttgatgTCTATCGAACGTGATTGGAGTCCATcagtggcaaattgaattgattggacatttCTTTGAAAGGCACgcacctgtgtatataaactCCCAAAAGTCACACTGCATGTTGGGGCAAAAAAGTCCAAGGAGCTCTCTGTGGACCTCCACGATAAAATTGTGGCGAGGCACAGATCAGGGCTAGGGTATACAACCATGTCTAAAGcattgagtgttcccaggagcacggTGGTCAATAATAGTGAAATGGATTAagtggaaccaccaggactctccCTAGAGTTGACCGTCAAGTCAGACTGAAcaaccgggcaagaagggcccGGTTGACCgagaacccaacggtcactctaacagagctttggaagtcctctgcagagatggaagAACCTGCTGAAATGACgcccatctcagcagcactccatcaatcaggcctttatggcaGAGTGGCTAGATTGAAGCCTCTCTTGAGTAAACTCCACAATTCAtgtggagtttgccaaacggcaTTTAAAGGACTTATGAGaacatgaggaaaaaaaactccAAACACTGTCTTGCTAACTCTAGGCACTAGGCAGAAATGAGGGAAGGATTAATGCAGCCACATACAGATgcccttgaagaaaacctgctccagattGCGTGCAACTTCAGACTGGAGAGACAAacctttcagcacaacaatgacCCCAAGTATACAGCCAAGACAttgtggcccagccaaagcccagacttaaaccccatagaacatctgtggagagatctgaagatggcagttcagagaTGCTGCTCATCCAGtctgacagagcttgagaggatctgctaggaagaatgggataagcTGCCCAAAtacaggtgtgcaaagcttgtggCAGAGTTGGAGACTCGAGTCTGTGACTTGGACTGGAGTTGCACTCAGGTCACTAAAATAATTACTTGCGACTTGACGGAATTGACTCGGACTTGCATAAATTAACTTGAGGTTTAATTGTGACTTGTACTtgtaaataaaagtgcaaaaccAAAATGTTCTATGTTTTTGTCATGGTCTTTTACTGGGCTATTCTTTTCCGAGTTAATCACAAAGCTGTATGAGTGCTGCTATTTCACTCAAGTGAAATTGACACCTTGGTAGCCCTACGCatgagtgttgtgtttgtctATACTATGCTGCTTCCTCTCATCATTTTGAAATCGTTTTGGTATGTCCTCCAAGGATGTACCCCAAATGATCGCGTTTGGATATAAATCTTCAAAAGGTCGTATGTAAGACTCACTCCGTGGAGTACAGAGGCCATAAAAAGATGTATGAAGGTGTCCCTATTGTCCTGTTTAAGTCACATTCTAGTTGATAAGTTTTTCAGGTCTTAAccacataattaaaaaatatttatagaaATCGTATTTGATTAGATTGGATTTGATAGCAAATGGTGAACATACCTTTTTATGTCTGCcttgttccacacacacatcaattcCATAGTAATGTCAAGGGTACATACAACAGACACAAATAAAGTTacttattaattttatttgcaCTTGCTCTTGATGATTTTCGTAAGCATATTTTTGGCCTGTATGTCTATTGTATGTTTATGTAGTATgcctgtatgtttatttttctccttacctctttgactttcattggtgcaactctggtcctcatgttgtcaaatgccaataacagatgccaaaggcaatcaaaatcctagaatcaatactagatactgaaagctttattatacctgcactatgcaGCAATTGAATATCCCTAACTAATTAGAAACAGCgtagaagccaactgtccgattacttttggtgtcctaaaatggagggactgtaTAAACAAGATGTCaattccaatgtgctggagtacagagccaaaagaacagagattgtaccactgtccaagtacttacAGACTCCACTGTAGTCCCTCATTTCAGGACTCCATCATTTATGGGACAAATTAAGGTTATGTAAAATAATTGGTCATGTTAACTAATTTGTCTCATATGATCtggtgatgcttttccaggtcTGTACTGCAACTTTAGCTTCTGCCCTTTTCAGTGGTGAGCATACGAAGCCTTGGTTCTTGGGAAGTTCCTTGTAGTCTCCACagtttgctcttgccatcagtctgatacaagtcaaccttggtctcatctgtccacaagacctttttctagAACTCTGCATGTTCTTTTATGtacttggcaaactgtaacctggccatcttgtttttgcTAACTAGTGGTTCCCATCTTGtagttctgtagttctgtttctGAAGTCTTCTGTGCACTGTAGTCACTAATGCATtcatgcctgcctcctgaagatcTGGCAGACAGGACcacattatgatgagaatttgTCAGTTGTTTAATAATGTCCAAAACAGTTGATTATGTGACCCATTTTGCAATCTGCAATCTATGTGGCcttcttgaaaacattcaagaccatttcagatggttttctcaatgtcaactgacattcagaaccatttcagatgacagcAAATGTGTAATGATTTGATTGGGAAGAAGATtgttaaacaatgtgcatttcagacgtgTCACATCCATTACATAAGTTATTAGTCACATTCTTTCTGACTtaacagtattttaaaaaattggccCTTCCCTTAAGCCAAGTGGGTGCTATGATgatatgcattaacattttttatcaagGAAGAAGACTAatttttctgagggattttgtttgtaattttgtgtcacatccataatgctggaATTGCCCATTAACATCATGTTACTTTTTCCTAGTCTCCTACATTTTCCTTGTTTTCCAGACTTGCACAATTCTGTTTTTTGGTCTTGTAAGTAGTTGGTAGTGTTTTTGACAACTGTCTTTTGACTTATTTAGCAGCAGCAAATAAGTCAAAAGATTTTCAAAAGTTCAAAGATAACACTGACTGCAGCAGAAGTAATAGGGGAATTTGTGAAAACAACTGACCTTTTGGTTACTTGCAGGGTATGACAAATATGGCAGAATTTCAATTAATTGATTGAAATGTATCGTTTTCACATCATCATTATGGGTTAACTGCatacatgtataaataaatgttagattttatatacaatacattttaacacaaagtgtgcaaaacatgaaggggtctgaataattTCTGGACTATATATAGGTCTAGGCTTTCACAAGTGCTTTCACAACTCCTcccttaaaccccccccccccccccatcaccccgCAAACCAAAAAATGACTTTTCAGCAATGTCACTGATATTTTTATCTCCTTCATTTAGACTCCACTGGTGAACAAGTGCCGCAAACTCGCTCGCCTCCTCCGCCTTCCGTGTCACACGGTGGAGACAAGTGTGAGCTGGTGTCCCTTCCCATATGTCCGCCTGCTTTACCCGCGAGCCCGCTGCACTTCGGCATGGGCTCGTCCTGGATCCGGGCCTTTCAGGTGCCTTGGGAGAGGATGCCCCAGAGCCTCAGGGAGGCTGTGGCCACTGGGCGCCGGCCTCAGCCCGCAGACAGGAGGCTGATGGTCAGGGTCACGGTGGACGCGATGATGAAGCGCTGCCCCAACCCCACCAGGGCTGCCTGCGCGGAAATAGCCAAGGCCATCGTAGCGCAGCACCCGCACTCCTTCGGCGACCTGACCGAGGAAGGGGAGAAGCTCGGCAGCGGGTTCCACTCCCTCCTCACCCAGATAAAGACGAGGGTGGAGCACGTGAACAGGAATAACGTCGTGAATAGAATCCGCCGGCCCAGGAGGAGCAACGCGGGTCTAGATGTCGAGAGGAGCGGCAGGCAAGCCAGGTGTTTGCGAACCAAGGTTGACAGTTACGGATGCATCAACTGGCAGCCAAAGGAGCTTCCGGATGGAGAAACCGTGGAATCTCTTGAAAGCAGGAGACGGACTATGGCGGCCATTTTCCATAGCTTGGGCTCCAGCGGTGCGGCGGAGAGAGAAGTGGACGAGCACATGAGGCTTACATACGTCTGTCAACGGCAGATGATCAACGGATGCCCTCCTCCACCCATCGGCGAGGTCCAAGAACAATGGCCATTTCTTTTTACCAAGAGATGCCTCTCTGCACACTTCCATATGCTCACCGGCATTGACATTGACGGCCGTCTGAGTGAAGCGCTCCTGTTCAAGGGGAGGAGAATTGTGAACTTTTTTGAGAGCCAGAAGGCCAGGTGGAGCAGGGACATCCAGTGCCTGCTCCGTGAGATACAAGGTGGCTTCCAAGGGACCAACCAGAACCTAACAGCCATTGCTGCCATTCTTTTGGTGATGAAACACTTCAAGGAGAAAGAGGACTCTCTCTTCCTGTCGGCAGATGTAAGTAAATGGTAGTAGTGCTTTATACAAACAtaagaaatatataatttttagaTGTTACTTTATTTGTGGGAACTTTTAACAACCtctcattttgtgtgttcatgtaggTGGCTGCAACTAAAGCGGACATTGAGGAGCAGCTAACTTTGCCAGATACCCCAAGACTCATCATGCTTGGTTA containing:
- the LOC133140108 gene encoding uncharacterized protein LOC133140108 isoform X2, which codes for MSISQESVITFQNQLATIMDVLVKNTVCEITKLFENSIAEIHSINVTQREMEICTAKLKLQQPSKTPETEEEYSVNSGSNKTEFEAWDEHLCAGTIDVFGHFSSDNENVTKTAIAEKRDGDNHSEDRDFDQRWGDLWPDGETPSSEARITQAQPIQVKQEVPEADSCCSACGKTPVSAGSLCTSCTAFSHQGAQSDTQTSSHTQPDSTGEQVPQTRSPPPPSVSHGGDKCELVSLPICPPALPASPLHFGMGSSWIRAFQVPWERMPQSLREAVATGRRPQPADRRLMVRVTVDAMMKRCPNPTRAACAEIAKAIVAQHPHSFGDLTEEGEKLGSGFHSLLTQIKTRVEHVNRNNVVNRIRRPRRSNAGLDVERSGRQARCLRTKVDSYGCINWQPKELPDGETVESLESRRRTMAAIFHSLGSSGAAEREVDEHMRLTYVCQRQMINGCPPPPIGEVQEQWPFLFTKRCLSAHFHMLTGIDIDGRLSEALLFKGRRIVNFFESQKARWSRDIQCLLREIQGGFQGTNQNLTAIAAILLVMKHFKEKEDSLFLSADVAATKADIEEQLTLPDTPRLIMLGNSLLTATRWMVSIEGRVAYVLDSQSDFAAALTVLFSSFYVFNIEYQEAACTTLELIQRFFSRINPEYGIKCTAKVGVSRKSGTIVQRKAAAVNPHVTTFLQRLMEFEWRTSK
- the LOC133140108 gene encoding uncharacterized protein LOC133140108 isoform X1; translated protein: MSISQESVITFQNQLATIMDVLVKNTVCEITKLFENSIAEIHSINVTQREMEICTAKLKLQQPSKTPETEEEYSVNSGSNKTEFEAWDEHLCAGTIDVFGHFSSDNENVTKTAIAEKRDGDNHSEDRDFDQRWGDLWPDGETPSSEARITQAQPIQVKQEVPEADSCCSACGKTPVSAGSLCTSCTAFSHQGAQSDTQTSSHTQPGMESLHVAMEDVQAAVKGILPELETEQLKPLVEHLKGNVGVENSADLQHVLLKDIHACLTPVQCRRFLQLQQRDSTGEQVPQTRSPPPPSVSHGGDKCELVSLPICPPALPASPLHFGMGSSWIRAFQVPWERMPQSLREAVATGRRPQPADRRLMVRVTVDAMMKRCPNPTRAACAEIAKAIVAQHPHSFGDLTEEGEKLGSGFHSLLTQIKTRVEHVNRNNVVNRIRRPRRSNAGLDVERSGRQARCLRTKVDSYGCINWQPKELPDGETVESLESRRRTMAAIFHSLGSSGAAEREVDEHMRLTYVCQRQMINGCPPPPIGEVQEQWPFLFTKRCLSAHFHMLTGIDIDGRLSEALLFKGRRIVNFFESQKARWSRDIQCLLREIQGGFQGTNQNLTAIAAILLVMKHFKEKEDSLFLSADVAATKADIEEQLTLPDTPRLIMLGNSLLTATRWMVSIEGRVAYVLDSQSDFAAALTVLFSSFYVFNIEYQEAACTTLELIQRFFSRINPEYGIKCTAKVGVSRKSGTIVQRKAAAVNPHVTTFLQRLMEFEWRTSK